AGCactcttaaatattttcttcatttagtttTCAAGCTTCATCATAAGTGATGTATCTATCCTGGTATGTTACAGTCATCATTCAAATTACCAAAGTCTAACCATGCTCTGACAATCTCATTTACTTTACATTATACCATTTTCTATTTGTGTCTCTTACAATGTCAACAAGTAAAATAGGTTAATTAACTTGTTAAATATAGCAAGTTTCtgctaaataaacttttaaaacaaaaaatatgagaAGAGAATTTATCTGTATGTATAGAATTCAAGAATCTGATTTAAGAAGCTTTCCCACCCCCTATTTAGGAAGATGTGCTGGAATGAAAGACAATATAAGCATCTAAAGAGACCAATGTTATCATGACTTAAACATTCTGTGAGTGAAATGCCTCAGATTACAATCAATGCAATTGAGGATTGCTGTCTATTTTATCATTGATGTTTTAACAGCTTGTTGTTTATGTCTACACCTTGTCTCATTGTTTTGTACAAAATCTATAAAGCATATGCTTGAAAGCATCTTTCACCTGCTGGTTCCTTAGGGTGTAAATGAAAGGGTTTAGCAAAGGGGCCACAGAGGTGTTGAGCACAGCTACACCTTTATTTAAAGTCACTCTCTCCTTCGCTGATGTTTTAACATACATGAAGATACAACTCCCATAAGTAATGGAGACAACAACCATGTGTGAGGAGCAGGTGGAAAAGGCCTTTTTCCGCTGTTGAGCTGAAGGGAACTTTAGGATGGTTTTGATGATGAGTGTGTAGGAGAGAATCACTAAGATTAAGGTGATGATAAGTGTCAATATAGCTAAGACAAAAGTCATCAATTCAATTAACTGTGTGTCTGAACAAGACAGCTGGAGGATAGGAGAAGGGTCACAAAGAAAATGATCTAATGTCCCAGAAGTACAGAAATCCAGTTTGAGGCCCAAGAGCAACGGAGGGAATACAACTAAGAGCCCAGTCACCCAGCAGCTGAGGACCAGTAGGTGGCACACTTTGTTATTCATAATGATGGGGTAGTGCAGTGGTCTGCAGATGGCTACGTAGCGATCATAGGACATGGCAGCCAGGAGGTAGAACTCTGTGGTCCCTAGTAGGAATACAAAGAATAATTGAGCTGCACAAGCATTGTAGGTAATTGTTCTGTCTCCAGTGAGAATGCTCATCAGGAACCTAGGAATGCACACCGTGGTGAATGCAATTTCTAAGAAAGAGAAATTACGGAGGAAAAAATACATAGGAGTCTTGAGATGAGGATCCAGCAGGGTGAGAAGGATGATCACTAAATTCCCCATCATGCTCAAGATGtaattgaaaaatagaaaaaggaaaatcagAATTTGTAGCTGAGGGTCATCTGTCAGTCCAAGCAAAATGTACTCTAACTCTCCTGACTGGTTCttcatttcttgtttgttcttgcaaatctatagaaaatataaaaatggtaTCACatctaggaaaatatttttttacctTAAAAATTCTACATTCATAGCAATGTGCAATTATTTTAGACATCAGTATACAAATCCTCCTATGAACATGTCCTTTAACACAATTGTATGCAAGAACTCAGATTCTACTATTATAGAGAATTGAGCCAACCCCACTGTTCTGTTAATGgaggtttgtttttcatttgaaatataggtttcagtttcatgagttttCATTTGTGGTTAtccttcaaatatattttaaagtacatATTCAATATTTAACATTGCTTAATTTCATTAATATCTCATTATTTGGCATTTGAGATAAAAAATGATGTTATCAAATTGTGTTATTTATAATGGCCCCAATAACTACCAATCATTTCCTACTGGATAGCATTGTACCTGTAGtagaaaaagaaatttctcaCACATAATCATTATAAGGGAGAAAATTCCAAAATAGGTTTAGGTAAGCAACCAGCACAGTGAAGAAGATAGTGACCAGGTTGCAGTGGTACTacaaaaataattggaaaaaGTAGAAACACTCCAATTCCTAGGGTGTGTCATTAGTGATATTATCTGTGAGAAACACTGCTGGTGCTGTACAGATTCCTATTGGTGACTTCTAATTCAAACCATGGCCTAATGGGGAGAAAAGATGGGTCAAGAAAAATGACAGTTGTGTCTAATGTGTGATACAGTTAGAAATGTGATTTTTCAGACACACATGACAAACCACTTCATTTCTAAAAGTTGTGTATGTTATAAACATATCATCTACATCTCATggtaattaaatatttctttaaaacttaGCAATAAGGTTTTAAGCCTGTAAATATAACCAGTATTTATTATGTGTTTTGTGTCTAGTTAGCAAACCCATAAAAACCAGATAATGCACACTATTTTCATAAAATGTGTTAGAGTTAAAATGCATAGGCAGTGCAAAAGGACTTGATATGTTAAAAGCATGAGCAAACAAGGAGTACAAGATTAGATGTGTAGGAAAAGAGGAGCTaatctgagaggagaggagagcaggctCAGTGTAGTCAAATCCCAATTCATCttgtaaaattttcaaagaaataattaaaaatacttcaACTAAAAAACCAATATATTAATTTCTGATTAATTTTAGAAAGCATAAAATGAAACCCAACCACATATTTACAACAAGCTCCATTTGGCttttatatcacacacatataagaTTAAACCTAGAAAAATATCAACTATTTGACGTTTGGCTACTCTATTAAAAAGAGTAACATTGAAACATCAGACTCCTGTTTTCTGTTCCTTGGTTATGAGTATAGAATTaagccttgcacatgctaagcaatTCCTGTGCTATGAAGCCTCATTTCTAGCACATAATTTCTCTTAAGGCTAATGATCATGAATTTCACATGGCTCTGAGGGAACAATTTCTATTTTGTACTCTTTTGAAGACTTCTAATCTTTCTCTCTGATGGCTCATCCCTGAGGTATCACTTCTTTCAGAACGTATTTTACTATGAACCATTTTAATGATAACATAAATGTCTATAAATACCTGATCAAATTGTAGTGACCTAATATATATGTAGGGTCTAGTGACATGGTAAAAACAAAGGAgtgaaaatatagaaatataaagtgACTTATGGGAAAGCAAATTATTTGAAGGAAAGGGAAATAAACATCAAGGAAGCCCAACAATAgtacattttttcttaatgagGAGAATTGATACAagtgatatttaaaatatcaaaactatGGTTATAAACAAgcacaaataaaatcaatatagtAAAACATAAGATACAGCATGCTTGAATTATGAATGTATGTGCCTTTGCTCATTTCTTAAATTGCAAATAAGAACATTAATATATTTCAAGTCAGCATgatctagaccagtggttcttgaccttcctaaagctgcaacactttaatatagttcctcaggttgtggtgacctccaaccatacaATAATTTGtgatgctacttcataactgtaatagtgctactgttatgacttgtaatgcaaatatctgatacttctgatggtcttaggcaactctGGGAAAAGATTGTGAGTCAAATTACCGACAGGTAGAGAGCCTCTGACCTAAAGGGAAAGATTAAGGCATGACTTTCAAACCCACAGTTGATGGTGGGACTACTGCTGAAATCAAATATGAATATACAGATGGctttaacaaaataatattattaaaatatcatgTCACTTTAAAGTTAATAGAAATAATCGTTTTTTTTCTAAGAGCTATGTATGTAAAAATACACTTATTAATATTCCCCATACATAGCATGGAGCAAGTAgctttaaatattacaaaataaattcaagagagtattaaaatattaaaaataaatatattgagaCAGATGAAGAAATGAACACAGACTGTTTTCATATCTCTGAAATTTCGGTTGCATAAAGACTTTGGACAGGGTTAGAAGAAGAATTCTTACTATAAGCCAAGTTACACATTTCTTCTAATAATATTAAGAAAACCATCCAAATAATCTCTTCCTGGGTTacgttaactttttaaaaaatagtcaaaATTGAAATTTATATTGATGTTATGTAAGATTATGTCTTCTATGTTGAGGATATTACGAGAAATATTTTAACTATTTCAACTTCTAATGCAAATAATTTTGTTTAGAAGCAGAacacatgaaatacaaaatggCAAAAAGAAAAGTTGAGAAGTCTTCCCAATGACAGGAGATTTTAGCAGATCACATCTGATACAAATAAAAGGAATTGAGGGGACAGGtgtatctctgattttttttttgcatgcttttggattcttttccttttattgggtTGTCTTGTCCAGCCTCTGTATGTGAGCTTTTGACTTGttttattgtatcttattttgttgtgtttgctATCTCTTGGAGTCTAGATCTTTTGCTGAAGGGGAATTTGAGGGGAGTGCAGCTAGAGGAGAGAGTAGGTAAGAGGAAgctgggagggggaagagaggactATGTGGTTGGGatgtactgtatgagagaagGTATTTTCCCTTAAAAAGATGTTACAATATACCATTAAATAGGGAATTGAAATATTAGGTTATAGATCTAGACAGGTAAATCTGAGTAAACCAACAGACAGCAATAGTTCaaaactgttttctttaaaaacaatgtctttaTTTCCTGTATTTGTCATTTCTCATCATTTATAAAACTATGGTATGAAACATACCCAGTTCACAGGTGCGTGTTATATAGCTGTGAAATATTACACAATGTCCCCATTTGCAGAAGGTGTCCCAATGACAACATGGGTACAAATACACTATCATGTAAGATAATTCCATTGCACCAAAACACTGACCTGCACTGCCTCCACAATGACATTTACCATGGATTTTCATGGTTTGAAAAGACTCCACAGAATAAAATGATACAAACTAATAAATGCTCTTATCTTCAATTTGTTCGATGAAATGTTACAGAGTATTAAAATTCAAAGTTTCTTTCCATGTTACCCCATGATTATATCGACTACTAATGATGCACAATTATTGACAAATCAAATATAAATGGTAAAAACACTAACCCTTTTATTGTTCAGCCACCTTCCTAATGGGCTCTCTGTCCAGATTTGAGCAGGCTTTCTACACTTCAGAACAGGTCATCATCCCTCTGAATAGCAAGCAGAGATGATCCGCTCTTCTGTACATGCACCTTACTCTACCACAAAATACATGCTGAACAAATgttctcttaaaaatatatttgacaaaCTTATCTCACATTTTCATGAAAGTCTACCACATCACTCTCAATGTTGAAGTTTCCTGTAGTTCATGTGTTTTAAATATCAATGAATGTGACATAAAGTGATATGTGAAAATTACCAATCTCATGAGGGTATGGAGGATATTTTTTTTGTCTGATGTCTACTGTAAATTCCCATAACAAGAATTCTCAGGGTAACTGAGATTCATAAACATATTTCTTAAGGGATTGTTAAATTCTGTGccacagaagttctttttctaaaaataaaccttaaccAAGCATGTACATGCtcacatactcagacacataaaaacaGCTATTAGCTTTTCAACATTGTTTCCAGAGTATTGATAAATAGATTGctataaaatttgaatattatGACATATCCACACTTGAAATTACGGTCACAAAGATCTGTGTTAATTTCAGGTGGTTATGAAAAGTAAAAAGATAAGGTGAAGAAAGAGTCAAGGGTTTTAGTGttcacagatttttttaattaatgaatttatttatttattcaatttacaacCCAGTATCAgaccctctctcctcccattaCACTCTCACACAAGATCCTCCTCCATCACCCCATCTCCTTCTCTTCTGAACCCCCTAAGGTCACCCCCCTTTTCTCCAGAACATCAAGTCACTTCTGGACTAGTCTCTTTCACTGAGagcagacaaggtagcccagctagagTAACTGGATACACAAGCAGACAAcaaattcagggacagcccttcTTCAGTTGTTAGGAGACCTGCAAGAAAACCAAGCCACACTTCTGCTACAGGGGCCCTAGGTCCAGCTCATAGttaatctttggttggtggttcagtctctgggagcccacaagggtccaagttagttaaCCCTATTGTCTTTCTAGGGAGTCCCTTTttctttgggtccctcaatccttctcccaactcttccacaagagtccTCTagttccatctaatgtttggctgtgagtctctgtttcCATTGGCTTCTGGGTGAACAATCTCAGAGAATCTTTATGCTAGGCTCtggtctgcaagcataacagagtatcattaatagtgccagggatTGATTCTTGCCTGTGAGATGGGTCTTTATTTTGGCAGGTCATTGATCGGCCACTCTCTCAGTTTCTGCTCTAtatttgtccctgcacatcttataaGCAGAACACATCTtggttttgtgagtgggttgctGCCCTTATCTCTCCTATGggagttctgcctggctacaggaagtggccaaatTAGGATCCATATCCCCTACTACTAAAAGTCTCAACTATAGTCTACCCAGTAGCACCTTGGGGCCTGTCCCCATTCCTCTGTGCCATCCTATGTCTGGCACATCTTAGAGAGGCACCTCCATGCCCACCACtaagttctgttctctccccatGGCTGTCCCTATATCTCATCCAAATTCTGCGAGCTCCACTTCCCATCCCATCTCCTATCCAATTCACCCCCTTTATTTACCTTCAATAtcaattttatttccccttctgagaatgATTCAACAATCCTTCCTTGAACCCTTCTTATTTGGCTTCTTAGTACTGTGGTCATCCCGTATTTTAtggctactatccacttataaatgagtacatattaCACATGTCCTTTttagtctgggttacctcactcgggatagtattttctagtttcatccattgcctgcaaaattcatgatgttcttgtttttaacagctgaataatattccattgcatagatgaaccacattttcttaatccattcttctgttgagggacatctaggttgtttccagttcctgacTGTTACAAACAAAactgctatgagcatagttgaTCAAGcatccttgtgggatggtggagcatcatTTCAGTATATGCCatggagtggtataactgggtttTGGTATAACTGGTATTCTCAGTTTTCTgggaaactgccaaattgatttccagagtgattatcCAAATGTGTATTCCCACCAGCAATATAGGTGTGTTCACCTTGCTCCTCATTATAGCCAGTACATGTTGTAGCTTGAGTTGTTTGGTGCTGGCCATTCTAATGGGAGTGCAGAGGGATTTTAGAGTTTCCattgtttggtttttaacttCATGGTCTAAAATCATGTATTGTAAgatgtgtgagttcatttctgggtcattGAATGGAAATTCCAATGATCACCATGTCTGGTACCAGTACCATTCAGTTTTTACTACTGCTAAGTAGAACAGCTTCAAGTCAAGAATGGTGATACTTCCAGAAGTCCTTTTATTCTACAGGCTTGTTCTAGTTAtcctgtgatttttgtttttccatatgtaaTTGATAATTATTCTTTCAAGaactgtaaagaattgtgttgggattttgatggaacCCCACACTTGTTAAGCCTACCAATCCATGAAGATGGAAGATCTCAcattctgatgtcttcttcaatttaattttttaaagacttgaagttcttgttatatatccctttcatttgcttggttagagttacacaagatattttatattatttgtgtctttTGAAGGGTGTGGTCTCCCTAACTTCTCTCATGGCCTGTTTATAATTTTTGTAAAAGAGAGCTACTGATTTTCTATGGTTAATTTTT
Above is a window of Arvicanthis niloticus isolate mArvNil1 chromosome 22, mArvNil1.pat.X, whole genome shotgun sequence DNA encoding:
- the LOC143436438 gene encoding olfactory receptor 6C6-like, encoding MKNQSGELEYILLGLTDDPQLQILIFLFLFFNYILSMMGNLVIILLTLLDPHLKTPMYFFLRNFSFLEIAFTTVCIPRFLMSILTGDRTITYNACAAQLFFVFLLGTTEFYLLAAMSYDRYVAICRPLHYPIIMNNKVCHLLVLSCWVTGLLVVFPPLLLGLKLDFCTSGTLDHFLCDPSPILQLSCSDTQLIELMTFVLAILTLIITLILVILSYTLIIKTILKFPSAQQRKKAFSTCSSHMVVVSITYGSCIFMYVKTSAKERVTLNKGVAVLNTSVAPLLNPFIYTLRNQQVKDAFKHMLYRFCTKQ